The following coding sequences are from one Cyprinus carpio isolate SPL01 chromosome A24, ASM1834038v1, whole genome shotgun sequence window:
- the LOC122135409 gene encoding pleckstrin homology domain-containing family A member 4-like isoform X2, whose product MEDQDRVSQASSSATVSFLPIRDKCHEKVQTFGKRCQAAKRDPNCPVVIRGWLNKRDSTGLKLWKRRWFVLSNYCLYYYKDSREDSVLGSIPLPSYRILYCSPRECRNRKYAFKVVHEGMRPYIMSAETQEDMLGWVRALSQSASMEADDFINRRCASFQDFTQMGDNTETMELQHTPMFPQQNAQTTTKLSRVQTEPNLLDQDMMGIKMKTPELRGRHESKPM is encoded by the exons ATGGAGGATCAGGACAGGGTCAGTCAGGCCTCCAGCAGCGCCACAGTGTCCTTTCTGCCGATCAGAGACAAG TGCCATGAGAAAGTGCAGACGTTTGGAAAGAGATGTCAAGCGGCGAAGAGAGACCCCAACTGTCCTGTGGTGATCAGAGGATGGCTGAACAAGAGG GACAGCACTGGACTGAAATTGTGGAAAAGAAGATGGTTTGTTCTCTCCAATTACTGCCTCTATTATTATAAAG ACAGCCGTGAAGACTCTGTTCTGGGCAGTATTCCTCTTCCCAGCTACAGGATTCTCTACTGCTCCCCTAGAGAGTGCAGGAACCGGAAATATGCATTCAAG GTTGTTCATGAGGGCATGCGGCCGTACATCATGAGCGCTGAAACCCAGGAGGACATGCTGGGTTGGGTCAgagctctcagccaatcagcaagCATGGAGGCTGATGACTTCATCAACAG ACGCTGTGCAAGTTTTCAGGACTTCACTCAGATGGGTGATAACACTGAAACCATGGAGCTCCAGCACACGCCCATGTTTCCACAGCAAAACGCCCAGACCACAACGAAACTGAGCAGGGTGCAGACAGAACCGAATCTACTGGATCAAGACATGATGGGAATTAAAATGAAGACACCAGAGCTGAGAGGAAGACATGAGAGCAAACCAATGTAA
- the LOC109095232 gene encoding pentraxin fusion protein-like, with the protein MLPILFFSLFSLTPAAAEVGLGGKVLLFPTETNSSYVKLTPEKPLSLSAFTLCMRVATELQGEREIILFAYRTQDYDELNVWRELDGRLSFYLSGSGALFYLPPLSTFRTHLCITWDSETGLSAFWVNGHRSSYQLYKKGHSVRPGGTVLLGQDPDNYLGAFEKKQSFVGEITDVKMWDRVLSGSQIRAVHSNQEQNVPKGNVFDWNTIKYEIKGNVLVVKDN; encoded by the exons ATGTTACCAATTTtattcttctctctcttctctctgacaCCAGCGGCTGCTGAAG TGGGTCTTGGTGGTAAAGTGCTTTTGTTTCCAACCGAGACTAACTCCAGTTATGTTAAACTCACTCCTGAAAAGCCACTGAGTCTTTCAGCTTTTACTCTCTGCATGCGTGTCGCGACGGAGCTCCAGGGCGAGAGGGAGATCATTCTGTTCGCCTACCGCACACAGGACTATGACGAGCTCAATGTGTGGAGAGAGTTAGACGGCCGTTTGTCCTTCTACCTCAGCGGCAGTGGAGCGCTTTTCTACCTGCCTCCTCTCTCCACCTTCCGGACCCATCTGTGCATCACCTGGGACTCTGAGACTGGTCTTTCTGCCTTCTGGGTGAATGGACATCGCAGCTCATACCAGCTGTATAAAAAAGGTCACTCAGTTCGTCCTGGTGGCACCGTCCTGCTCGGTCAAGACCCTGATAACTACCTGGGTGCCTTTGAAAAGAAGCAGAGCTTTGTAGGAGAAATTACAGATGTGAAAATGTGGGATCGTGTTCTCTCCGGCAGTCAGATTAGGGCAGTTCATTCAAACCAGGAACAGAATGTGCCGAAGGGAAATGTGTTCGACTGGAACACCATCAAATATGAGATTAAAGGAAATGTGCTAGTGGTGAAAGATAACTGA
- the LOC109095233 gene encoding uncharacterized protein LOC109095233, with translation MGRADGWPLDNCSSAPMSPCIYTERGPLLDKSEFPCSVCYCSNYRTAEHMPMCKAGKSDIIMEREIQPIRDLENDTDVVLTRLCGCDKLLLSVSMQLAQLQADKKSIEYALEIKWLGMEDRLPGVQEVSQKALLQEELVTLRARICDLSSEMDKLWSDYERMESELSVFHSHLQHILHFGTPQEQIQAQRQLWMMEDILCGLRVNKNRFMALLGLQRQGVPQPKPVSYFEGELGGLNMEYVTEAEQQDYMKIHQSYKKWTQDSPANDSRTSTEHEASHEPLRLTRVVTSTLPTSLIAERIFVDDPYPEQPQQITLQSGLRSSQRSTAKKPSTTLHETADKNRHLHWADGQEEMQQKKPAQNHNCRAREKALADRKAWTNHQQELEPGALCLTNSESDCDAAVSSQKCQTKPRHKDTRDRSMSSTRGHFRDDIHPLKLITASDKETDVQKYTADSAVVNLNNGHSGDRRRFKSHSSESANPIMPQCGDAKVHNEFKDKTSQQSSRNDIIVIESHSINHISTLTVFKGHQGNNQMHKSLKKNRSSDRQKYSVSANMKSECFPSNNRQCELVPVCVHDAKPQESLLPVENQQQGQGTNQMPNKPVEGDSGRSQSPKTMAHLCQAYGIQEMPNQSPDTQPITISDNQLTPTSDQSKPELCIYEEIQFSPPRSEDVEENQKNQTTGDEMQPSNLTVNESGPTHTEVKGEYRTKNTEKSQPGSDVTCKRGKKLKVYSSLKKSSVINHKVQDCRPRITMLSTSL, from the exons ATGGGCAGAGCGGATGGTTGGCCCTTGGATAACTGCTCGAGTGCTCCAATGTCACCCTGCATCTACACAGAGAGGGGACCTCTGCTCGACAAG tCCGAGTTTCCATGTTCTGTGTGCTACTGTTCCAACTACCGGACAGCAGAACACATGCCAATGTGTAAG GCAGGTAAATCAGACATCATCAtggagagagaaatacaaccaatCAGAGATCTGGAAAACGATACAGAT GTGGTTCTCACTCGTCTGTGTGGTTGTGATAAACTGCTGCTGTCCGTCTCTATGCAGCTGGCTCAGTTACAGGCCGATAAG AAAAGCATTGAGTATGCTTTAGAAATCAAATGGCTGGGGATGGAAGACAGACTTCCTGGAGTGCAGGAAGTATCCCAGAAGGCTTTGCTTCAGGAGGAGCTGGTTACACTCAGAGCCAGAATATGTGATTTGTCATCG GAGATGGACAAATTGTGGAGTGATTATGAAAGGATGGAGAGTGAGCTGTCTGTTTTCCATTCTCATCTCCAACACATCCTTCACTTTGGAACGCCGCAG GAGCAGATACAGGCACAGAGGCAGCTCTGGATGATGGAGGATATCTTGTGCGGTTTGAGGGTGAACAAGAACCGCTTTATGGCTTTACTGGGTCTACAGAGGCAGGGTG TTCCTCAGCCAAAACCCGTTTCCTACTTTGAGGGCGAGTTAGGAGGCCTCAACATG GAGTATGTGACTGAAGCGGAGCAGCAGGACTACATGAAGATTCACCAGAGTTATAAGAAATGGACCCAAGACAGTCCTGCCAATGACAGCAGAACGAGCACCGAACACGAAGCCTCACATGAACCGCTGCGTCTGACACGTGTTGTGACATCAACCCTTCCAACGTCACTTATCGCAGAGCGCATTTTTGTGGACGACCCCTATCCTGAGCAACCCCAACAAATCACACTGCAGTCAGGACTGAGGAGCAGCCAGAGGAGCACGGCAAAGAAACCCAGCACAACTCTGCATGAGACAGCCGACAAAAACAGACACTTACACTGGGCCGACGGACAGGAAGAGATGCAACAAAAGAAACCAGCACAAAATCACAACTGCAGAGCCAGAGAGAAGGCACTGGCTGACAGAAAAGCCTGGACTAACCATCAGCAAGAG CTCGAGCCTGGAGCCTTGTGCCTTACAAACTCTGAGTCTGACTGCGATGCTGCCGTGAGCTCTCAGAAATGCCAAACTAAACCCAGACACAAGGATACAAGAGACAGAAGCATGAG TTCCACCAGAGGACACTTCAGAGACGACATTCATCCCTTGAAACTCATTACAGCCAGTGACAAAGAGACAGATGTCCAGAAATACACAGCAG ATTCTGCTGTTGTAAACTTGAATAACGGCCACAGCGGTGATAGACGCAGATTTAAAAGCCACAGCAGTGAGTCGGCCAACCCAATAATGCCACAATGTGGTGACGCAAAAGTGCACAATGAATTCAAGGACAAAACATCACAACAGTCATCTCGCAATGACATCATCGTCATAGAAAGCCACTCCATCAATCATATTTCAACTCTTACGGTGTTCAAAGGACATCAGGGAAACAATCAAATGCACAAATCTCTTAAAAAGAACAGAAGTTCTGACCGACAAAAGTATTCAGTCTCCGCTAACATGAAATCTGAGTGTTTTCCGTCAAATAACAGACAGTGTGAGTTAGTCCCGGTCTGCGTTCACGACGCAAAACCTCAAGAATCTCTCCTTCCAGTGGAAAATCAACAGCAAGGCCAGGGAACCAATCAAATGCCTAATAAACCGGTGGAGGGAGACAGTGGGCGGAGCCAAAGTCCCAAAACAATGGCACATCTTTGCCAAGCTTATGGAATACAAGAAATGCCCAATCAATCGCCAGACACTCAACCAATCACAATCTCTGACAATCAGCTGACACCCACCTCTGATCAATCCAAACCAGAGCTATGCATTTATGAGGAAATCCAGTTTAGCCCGCCAAGATCAGAAGATGTTGAAGAGAATCAGAAGAATCAAACCACTGGAGATGAAATGCAACCATCAAACCTCACTGTAAACGAGTCTGGACCGACTCACACTGAGGTCAAGGGGGAGTACagaacaaaaaatacagagaaaagtCAACCAGGAAGTGATGTTACGTGCAAGAGAGGGAAAAAGCTGAAAGTTTACAGCTCCTTAAAGAAAAGCTCAGTAATAAATCATAAAGTCCAGGACTGCCGGCCACGGATAACCATGCTCAGCACCAGCCTGTAG
- the LOC109104994 gene encoding immunoglobulin kappa light chain-like: MTFIIIFIWTLSYCFTLQVSRAQITVTQTPSVKTATPGENVEMNCNLSSPAYCTTPCVAWYLQKPGAAAKLLIYWTKSRTSGTPSRFSGSGSHSDITLTISGVQTEDAGHYYCQSFHCRINYNALWWTFGGGTKLMIAGPTVKPSVSLLPPSSLQISGDSATLLCLLSSYSPQGAQVSWTLDGSEVIEGVQTSAESERDGRYSRSSVLSLSKARWEAGERFVCRVTHDGAARETSFFKSSEC, encoded by the exons atgaccttcatcatcatcttcatctggactctTTCATACTGCTTTACACTACAAG TGTCTAGAGCTCAGATCACAGTCACTCAGACTCCTTCAGTGAAAACTGCCACGCCAGGAGAAAATGTTGAGATGAACTGTAATCTCAGTAGTCCTGCATACTGCACAACACCCTGTGTggcctggtacttacagaaacctggagcaGCTGCTAAACTCCTGATTTATTGGACCAAAAGCCGCacgtcaggaactccatctagattcagtggcagtggatctcaCAGTGAtatcactctgaccatcagtggagtccagactgaagatgctggacattattactgtcagagttttcATTGCAGAATAAATTATAATG CACTGTGGTGGACTTTTGGTGGAGGAACTAAACTGATGATCG ctggTCCCACAGTGAAGCCCTCCGTGTCTCTGCTGCCtccctcttctctgcagatctctggagactcagccacactgctctgcctgctcagctcttactctccacagggggcGCAGGTGAGCTGGACGCTGGACGGGTCAGAGGTCATTGAGGGGGTTCAGACCAGCGCAGAGAGCGAGCGGGACGGACGCTACAGCCGCAGCAGCGTCCTGAGcctcagcaaagcacgctgggaagcCGGCGAGCGCTTcgtctgcagagtaacacatgaCGGAGCTGCTCGGGAGACCTCGTTCTTCAAGAGCTCCGagtgctga
- the LOC122135409 gene encoding pleckstrin homology domain-containing family A member 4-like isoform X1: MKEGLSLRNDCVERLSLRGRRNAECTMTLEVAVGYRKQTRMEDQDRVSQASSSATVSFLPIRDKCHEKVQTFGKRCQAAKRDPNCPVVIRGWLNKRDSTGLKLWKRRWFVLSNYCLYYYKDSREDSVLGSIPLPSYRILYCSPRECRNRKYAFKVVHEGMRPYIMSAETQEDMLGWVRALSQSASMEADDFINRRCASFQDFTQMGDNTETMELQHTPMFPQQNAQTTTKLSRVQTEPNLLDQDMMGIKMKTPELRGRHESKPM, encoded by the exons ATGAAAGAGGGATTGAGCCTCCGCAACGACTGTGTTGAGCGTTTGTCTCTCAGAGGGAGAAGAAATGCTGAATGCACCATGACGCTGGAAGTTGCTGTTGGGTACCGAAAACAGACCAG GATGGAGGATCAGGACAGGGTCAGTCAGGCCTCCAGCAGCGCCACAGTGTCCTTTCTGCCGATCAGAGACAAG TGCCATGAGAAAGTGCAGACGTTTGGAAAGAGATGTCAAGCGGCGAAGAGAGACCCCAACTGTCCTGTGGTGATCAGAGGATGGCTGAACAAGAGG GACAGCACTGGACTGAAATTGTGGAAAAGAAGATGGTTTGTTCTCTCCAATTACTGCCTCTATTATTATAAAG ACAGCCGTGAAGACTCTGTTCTGGGCAGTATTCCTCTTCCCAGCTACAGGATTCTCTACTGCTCCCCTAGAGAGTGCAGGAACCGGAAATATGCATTCAAG GTTGTTCATGAGGGCATGCGGCCGTACATCATGAGCGCTGAAACCCAGGAGGACATGCTGGGTTGGGTCAgagctctcagccaatcagcaagCATGGAGGCTGATGACTTCATCAACAG ACGCTGTGCAAGTTTTCAGGACTTCACTCAGATGGGTGATAACACTGAAACCATGGAGCTCCAGCACACGCCCATGTTTCCACAGCAAAACGCCCAGACCACAACGAAACTGAGCAGGGTGCAGACAGAACCGAATCTACTGGATCAAGACATGATGGGAATTAAAATGAAGACACCAGAGCTGAGAGGAAGACATGAGAGCAAACCAATGTAA